The following coding sequences are from one Rattus norvegicus strain BN/NHsdMcwi chromosome 11, GRCr8, whole genome shotgun sequence window:
- the Cct8 gene encoding T-complex protein 1 subunit theta — translation MALHVPKAPGFAQMLKDGAKHFSGLEEAVYRNIQACKELAQTTRTAYGPNGMNKMVINRLEKLFVTNDAATILRELEVQHPAAKMIVMASHMQEQEVGDGTNFVLVFAGALLELAEELLRIGLSVSEVITGYEIACKKAHEILPDLVCCSAKNLRDVDEVSSLLRTSIMSKQYGSEEFLAKLISQACVSIFPDSGNFNVDNIRVCKILGSGVYSSSVLHGMVFKKETEGDVTSVKDAKIAVYSCPFDGMITETKGTVLIKTAEELMNFSKGEENLMDAQVKAIAGTGANVIVTGGKVADMALHYANKYNIMLVRLNSKWDLRRLCKTVGATALPKLTPPVLEEMGHCDSVYLSEVGDTQVVVFKHEKEDGAISTIVLRGSTDNLMDDIERAVDDGVNTFKVLTRDKRLVPGGGATEIELAKQITSYGETCPGLEQYAIKKFAEAFEAIPRALAENSGVKANEVISKLYSVHQEGNKNVGLDIEAEVPAVKDMLEASILDTYLGKYWAIKLATNAAVTVLRVDQIIMAKPAGGPKPPSGKKDWDDDQND, via the exons ATGGCGCTTCACGTCCCCAAGGCCCCGGGCTTTGCCCAGATGCTCAAAGATGGAGCAAAA CATTTCTCAGGATTAGAAGAGGCTGTGTATAGAAATATACAGGCTTGCAAGGAGCTGGCCCAGACCACCCGTACAGCATATGGACCAAATG GAATGAATAAAATGGTGATTAATCGCCTGGAGAAGTTGTTTGTGACCAACGATGCAGCGACTATTTTAAGAGAGCTAGAA GTGCAGCATCCTGCTGCCAAGATGATTGTGATGGCCTCTCATATGCAAGAACAAGAGGTTGGCGATGGCACAAACTTTGTTCTGGTATTCGCTGGCGCTCTTCTGGAACTAGCTGAAGAACTTCTGAGGATTGGCCTGTCAGTATCAGAG GTAATAACAGGGTATGAAATAGCTTGCAAAAAAGCTCATGAGATTCTTCCTGATTTGGTGTGTTGTTCTGCCAAAAACCTGCGAGATGTTGATGAGGTGTCGTCGCTGCTGCGCACCTCCATAATGAGTAAGCAGTACGGCAGCGAGGAGTTTCTGGCCAAGCTCATTTCTCAGGCGTGTG TATCTATTTTTCCTGATTCTGGCAATTTCAATGTTGATAACATCAGAGTATGTAAGATTCTG GGCTCTGGTGTTTATTCATCCTCAGTATTACATGGCATGGTTTTTAAGAAGGAAACGGAAGGCGATGTGACATCTGTCAAAGATGCAAAAATAGCCGTGTACTCTTGTCCCTTTGATGGCATGATAACAGAGACAAAG GGAACTGTGCTGATTAAGACTGCTGAAGAACTGATGAACTTTAGTAAAGGAGAAGAGAATCTTATGGATGCACAAGTGAAAGCCATTGCAGGCACTGGTGCAAATGTCATAGTGACAGGCGGCAAAGTGGCAGATATGGCTCTTCATTATGCTAACAAGTACAATATCATGCTGGTGAG actGAACTCAAAGTGGGATCTCAGACGACTCTGTAAAACAGTTGGTGCCACAGCTCTTCCAAAATTG ACTCCTCCCGTCCTAGAAGAAATGGGACATTGTGACAGTGTTTACCTCTCAGAAGTTGGAGATACCCAGGTGGTTGTTTTTAAGCATG AAAAAGAAGATGGTGCCATTTCTACCATAGTTCTTCGAGGTTCTACAGACAATCTGATGGATGATATAGAAAGGGCAGTAGATGACGGAGTTAATACTTTCAAAGTTCTCACAAGG gatAAGCGTCTTGTACCTGGAGGTGGAGCTACAGAAATCGAATTGGCCAAACAAATCACATCATATGGAGAA ACGTGTCCTGGTCTTGAACAGTATGCTATTAAGAAATTCGCTGAAGCATTTGAAGCTATTCCACGGGCACTGGCAGAAAATTCTGGCGTCAAGGCCAATGAAGTTATCTCTAAACTCTATTCAGTACAccaagaaggaaacaaaaatgtGGGGTTGGATATTGAG GCTGAAGTTCCTGCTGTAAAGGATATGTTAGAAGCCAGTATTTTAGATACTTACTTGGGAAAATACTGGGCTATTAAACTGGCCACTAATGCTGCAGTCACTGTACTTAGAGTGGATCAG ATCATCATGGCAAAACCAGCTGGTGGGCCCAAGCCTCCAAGTGGGAAGAAAGACTGGGATGATGACCAAAATGACTGA